The following proteins are encoded in a genomic region of Pseudomonadota bacterium:
- a CDS encoding DUF86 domain-containing protein yields the protein MSNVGQGEREWRFYVDDMIAFGQKVLSYTNGLDQPAFVADELTYDATLRNLELIGEAATRIPDAVRAAHPDIPWRLIIATRNRLIHAYLGIDDDTLWSIIQDDIPALLAALQKLKQAHP from the coding sequence AGCGTGAATGGCGTTTCTATGTTGACGACATGATCGCCTTCGGACAGAAGGTCCTGTCTTACACCAACGGTTTGGATCAGCCCGCTTTCGTTGCCGACGAGCTCACCTACGATGCCACGTTACGCAACTTGGAGCTCATCGGCGAGGCGGCTACCCGCATCCCCGACGCGGTGCGCGCCGCTCATCCCGACATCCCGTGGCGGTTGATCATCGCCACGCGCAACCGCCTGATCCACGCCTACTTGGGCATTGACGACGATACGCTCTGGAGCATCATCCAGGACGACATCCCCGCGTTGCTAGCGGCCTTGCAGAAGCTCAAGCAAGCCCACCCGTGA